Below is a window of Mycobacterium dioxanotrophicus DNA.
TGACGAAGGTGATTCGCAGCTGGGCGATTTCATCGAGGACTCCGAGGCCGTGGTCGCCGTCGACGCCGTCTCGTTCACACTGCTGCAGGATCAGTTGCAGTCGGTGCTGGAGACGCTGTCCGAGCGCGAGGCCGGCGTTGTCCGGCTGCGGTTCGGCCTCACCGACGGCCAGCCGCGCACGCTCGACGAGATCGGGCAGGTCTACGGGGTCACCCGTGAGCGCATCCGCCAGATCGAGTCCAAGACCATGAGCAAGCTGCGTCACCCCAGCCGCTCCCAGGTGCTGCGCGACTACCTGGACTAGCAACGTCGACACAACGGCGGACCGGATTGTCTCCGGTCCGCCGTTGGCGTTTTCCGGGCGCGCTTCCTCAATCACGTTGCCACTCCCCGGTCTTCGCCTGACCATCAACCTAGATTGACAATCTAGGTTGATAAATCTAGGTTGGCCATATGGCGGAGCCGCCGACCATTCAACACATCGCCGCAGCGCTGTTCGGCGATATCGCGCTGATCACCCGCCGGGTTCGGCAATTGCAGGCGCCCGGTGATTTGACCCTCCCCGAGCGGGCCGCCCTCGAGCGCCTCGACCGGGGCGGCCCGACGTCGGCGGCCGATCTGGCCCGGATCGAACAGATCAGCCCTCAGGCAATGGGTGTCATTCTCGGCACGCTGCAGTCCCGAGGTTTCGTGCAGCGCACCCGCGATCCGCGCGACGCCCGTCGGCACATCATGTCGCTCACCGCAGCGGGGTCCGAAATCCTGCAGCACAAGCGCGACGCCCGGGTCCGCCATTTCTCCGAGATCCTCAGGGCGCAGTTCTCCGCCGACGAGCTGCAGACCCTCGCGGCGGCGCTGCCCCTGCTCGAACGGCTGGGCGAACACATCTGAGTCAACGCCGGCGCGCGGGCGTCAGTAGATCACCACACCAGAAAGGACACGATCCACATGGAGTTGGGAATTCACTACATCGACTTCCTGCCCGGTGCACCGGAGAAGCTCGGCCCGACGCTGGCCCAGACCGCCGTCGCTGCCGAACAGGCCGGCGCCACCATGTTCACCCTCGCCGACCACTTCTTCCAGATGGAACAACTCGGCGATGCCCACGACCCGTTCCTCGAGGGCTACACCTCGATGGGTTTCCTTGCCGCGCACACCAAGACGATCACGCTGAGCATGCTGGTCACGGGCGTCACGTATCGCTATCCGGGCATTCTCGCGAAGACCATCACGACGCTCGACATCCTCTCCCAGGGCCGTACGACGCTGTCGATCGGCGCCGCCTGGTACGACCGAGAGCACCATGCGCTGGGCGTGCCGTACCCGCCACTGCGGGATCGGTTCGAAATGGTGGAGGAAACCCTGCAGATCTGCGCACAGATGTGGAGCGACAACGACGGCCCATACCGTGGCAAGCACTACAACCTGGCCGAGACGATCTGCGAGCCGCAACCGATCCAGCGCCCGCCGGTACTGATCGGCGGCGACGGCGAGAAGAAGACGTTGCGCCTGGTGGCGCAGTACGCCGACATCTGGAACAGCACGACGAGCGGCGCAGCGCTCAAACACAAAACCGAAGTGTTGCAGCGTCATTGCGACGACGTCGGACGCGACTACCGCGAGATCCGCAAGACCCTGGGCCTCGGTCCGGATACCGACCCGTTCACCGACCACGCCGGATTCATGCGGACCATGGAGACCTACGCCGCGTTGGGCGTCGAGATGGTCAACATCCCGGTGTTCCCCGGCAACCCCGACCCGGTCGGATTTGTCAGTCGGCTCGGCGACGAGATCGTGCCCGAGCTGGCGTCACTGGGCTGACCGCGCTGCCCTTCCGGCAGCGCGCTGAGCTGCGCGTTGAGCGTTTGTTGAGGAACGCTTCTGCACTGTTGAGCCGCCGTTGATGCCCGTCCGGATACTCATTGGCAACAGTCAGCCCGCCCAAAGGGGAAATGCCATGCAGCGCCGAGTGTCCACCTACGTATACGCCGACGACCCGATCCTGCAGGCCGGCGTGATCAGTCAACTGCGCATGCGCCCGGAAATCGACGTCGTCGAATCCGGTGACCTCGCCGGCGTCGACGTCGGTATCGCGGTCGCCGACACTCTCGACGACGAGACCGTCCGCATCCTGCGCTCGCTGAAGAAGGCCGGTGTCGCCCACACCATCCTGGTGATGAGCGCCATCGACGACAACACCGTGGTGACCGTCGCCGAGGTCGGGGTGAGCGGGCTGCTCCGCCGCAGCGAGGCCACTCCGGACCTCCTGGTGCGCACGATCCAGAAGGTCGCCGCGGGCGAAGGGGTCATCCCGTCGGATCTGCTCGGCCACCTCCTGGGACAGGTGGGCCGGTTGCAGCGCCAGGTGCTGTCACCGCGTGGCCTGACCTTCACCGGGTTGTCCGACCGCGAGGTTCAGGTGTTGCGGTTGATCGCCGACGGCCACGACACCAACGAGATCGCCCGCCAGTTGTGCTACAGCCAGCGCACGGTGAAGAACGTCCTGCACGACGTGACCACCCGCCTGCAGTTGCGCAACCGCTCGCACGCCGTCGCCTACGCGGTCCGCGAAGGGCTGATCTGAACCGAGGCCGAGGAGCGCACCGATGACTGGTGACCCGAACGACCCGACCCAGCAGCTGGGCCGTGCCCACCTCCCCACGGAGCAGGCCTGGTCGCAGGACCCGGAACCGGATCTGGAGCCGACCCAGTACTCGCCACAACATGATCGCGAGTTCCTGGATCGCGGTGTTGCCCGTACGGCCGGCCCCTACCCCGACCCGCCGGTGCCCGACATCCCGTGGTTTCGCCGACCGGGCGTGCTGTTCACCGGCGCTGCGATCGCCGCCGCGATCGCTCTGGTGATGTTGTACATCACCTTCCAGCCGAGCGACGGTGGCGGAACGCCGGTGCACAGCACTGTCACCCAGACCCAGACTTCCACGTCCATCGTGGAAGTTCCTGTCACCCAAGGAAATCCGAACGGCAACGGTTCGAACGGCAATGGGTCGAACGGCAATGGACAGTCGGTACCGGACGTAACGCACTGCCCGAACGGTCAGGACGTGGCGGTCGGTCAGGCATGCCCATCCGACAAAACCTGCCCCACCGGCACCGTCAACTCCGACGGACAATGCAAGACCGTCACCGAATGCAGCGACGGAACGACGGTTACCGCTCCCACGACGTGCGAAGTTCCCGCGAAGTGCGCCAACGGGACTGCGCCGGCGAGCGGCCAGACCTGTGCTGGCACGTCGGACGTCACCTGCCCTGGTGGCAGCACCGTGCCGGCCGGGCAGACATGCGTGGTCGACCCGGTCCACTGCCCTAATGGCACGACGGTTCCGCCCGGCCAGACGTGCCCGGCGACGAACCCGCCGCCTGACGTGAAATGCCCCGACGGCACCACCGCACCGACTCTCGGCGACTGCCCGCCGGTGATCCGAACACCCGCGGGCAACTGACCGCCGCCCGATCGGGCAGAATCCCCTGCCTCCACAACGGGACTCACGCTCGTACTCCACAACCGAATCACACGGAACGATGGGCCAGTGATACCAGAAGTCGACCATGCGCTACGCACCCTCATCGAGCGTGAGGCGGTCGACCCTGCCGAGGTCGAGGTGGAATTCGACGCGCCCACCAAGGACTGGGCCAGTCGGCGCAACGCTCCGACCATCGGGGTCTACCTCTACGACATCAGGGAGGACCTGCGTCGGCGTGAGCGCGGCCTGCTCAACCAATACGACGGCAACCGGGTAACTGCCCGGCACCTCCCGCCACGACACTTCAAACTGTCCTATCTGGTGGCTGCCTGGACCCAGCGTCCCGAGGACGAGCACCGACTGCTGTCCGCACTGCTCGGCTGTTTCCTGCGTCATGAGGCACTGCCGGCCGACGTTCTCACCGGTTCCCTTGCCGCACTGGGGCTTCCGGTCCCGGTGTCGGTGGCGTTGCCACCTCCGGAGGATCGGTCGTTCGCCGACGTGTGGACGGCGCTGGGCGGCGAGTTGAAGCCGTCGCTGGACGTCGTCGTCACCGCCCCGACCGACACGGGTCGCAGTTTCGCCGCCGGTCCCCCGGTCTCGCGGCCGCCGGTGTTGCACGTCGA
It encodes the following:
- a CDS encoding MarR family winged helix-turn-helix transcriptional regulator — protein: MAEPPTIQHIAAALFGDIALITRRVRQLQAPGDLTLPERAALERLDRGGPTSAADLARIEQISPQAMGVILGTLQSRGFVQRTRDPRDARRHIMSLTAAGSEILQHKRDARVRHFSEILRAQFSADELQTLAAALPLLERLGEHI
- a CDS encoding LLM class F420-dependent oxidoreductase, producing MELGIHYIDFLPGAPEKLGPTLAQTAVAAEQAGATMFTLADHFFQMEQLGDAHDPFLEGYTSMGFLAAHTKTITLSMLVTGVTYRYPGILAKTITTLDILSQGRTTLSIGAAWYDREHHALGVPYPPLRDRFEMVEETLQICAQMWSDNDGPYRGKHYNLAETICEPQPIQRPPVLIGGDGEKKTLRLVAQYADIWNSTTSGAALKHKTEVLQRHCDDVGRDYREIRKTLGLGPDTDPFTDHAGFMRTMETYAALGVEMVNIPVFPGNPDPVGFVSRLGDEIVPELASLG
- a CDS encoding LuxR C-terminal-related transcriptional regulator, whose translation is MQRRVSTYVYADDPILQAGVISQLRMRPEIDVVESGDLAGVDVGIAVADTLDDETVRILRSLKKAGVAHTILVMSAIDDNTVVTVAEVGVSGLLRRSEATPDLLVRTIQKVAAGEGVIPSDLLGHLLGQVGRLQRQVLSPRGLTFTGLSDREVQVLRLIADGHDTNEIARQLCYSQRTVKNVLHDVTTRLQLRNRSHAVAYAVREGLI
- a CDS encoding DUF4255 domain-containing protein, which encodes MIPEVDHALRTLIEREAVDPAEVEVEFDAPTKDWASRRNAPTIGVYLYDIREDLRRRERGLLNQYDGNRVTARHLPPRHFKLSYLVAAWTQRPEDEHRLLSALLGCFLRHEALPADVLTGSLAALGLPVPVSVALPPPEDRSFADVWTALGGELKPSLDVVVTAPTDTGRSFAAGPPVSRPPVLHVEAVDDSVPRETVRRRAIGEPAFGAEARDDGLRIRKRRRKQ